The following coding sequences are from one Candidatus Paceibacterota bacterium window:
- the pgm gene encoding phosphoglucomutase (alpha-D-glucose-1,6-bisphosphate-dependent), whose product MKPPLQPVGTSPLAGRPLPKEMLVDLSRLERDYYERRPDVGNRNQWVNFGTSGHRGTSLRGTFTEAHILAITQAICDYRRRQGIDGPVHVGRDSHALSGPAQHTALEVLAANNVETILQRDDGVTPTPVISRAILVYNQGRKEHLADGIVITPSHNPPEDGGFKYNPPHGGPAETTVTNWVQQRANEMLCEGNVDVKRVPFDTAINAGTTHEEDFILPYVKDLHSVVDMEAIRAASLRLGADPLGGAALPCWEPINSIYGLDITVVNPKLDPTFAFMTVDHDGKVRMDCSSPCAMAGLVGLKNQYQVAFGNDPDSDRHGIVTPSAGLMNPNHYLAVAIRYLLMHRSGWKAEAAVGKTLVSSGMIDRVVNQLNRHLAEVPVGFKYFAPHLLDGSWCFGGEESAGASFLRQDGSVWTTDKDGILLDLLAAEITARTGKDPGEHFRSLVAEFGMPYYTRIDAAATPEQKARLERLSPEAVQASSLAGEAITAKLTRAPGNNEPIGGLKVVTANGWFAARPSGTENLYKIYAESFRDETHLQAIVSEAQSIVRQALASM is encoded by the coding sequence ATGAAGCCCCCCCTTCAACCTGTGGGGACTTCCCCGCTCGCAGGCAGGCCGCTGCCAAAGGAAATGCTGGTGGATTTGTCTCGGCTCGAACGAGACTATTACGAGCGTCGGCCGGACGTGGGCAACCGCAACCAGTGGGTGAACTTCGGCACGTCTGGACACCGTGGCACGTCCTTGCGCGGCACATTCACCGAGGCGCATATCCTGGCAATCACCCAGGCGATCTGCGATTACCGGCGCCGCCAGGGCATCGACGGCCCGGTGCATGTGGGAAGGGACAGCCACGCGCTGTCTGGGCCGGCGCAGCACACGGCCCTGGAAGTGCTGGCGGCTAATAACGTCGAGACCATCCTACAGCGTGATGACGGAGTGACGCCGACGCCGGTGATCTCGCGGGCCATCCTGGTCTATAACCAGGGCCGGAAGGAGCATTTGGCCGATGGCATTGTCATCACGCCTTCGCACAACCCGCCGGAGGATGGAGGCTTCAAGTATAACCCGCCCCACGGCGGCCCGGCAGAAACGACCGTGACAAATTGGGTTCAGCAACGCGCCAATGAAATGCTGTGCGAGGGCAATGTGGACGTGAAGCGCGTGCCGTTCGACACGGCCATTAATGCGGGAACCACGCACGAGGAGGATTTCATCCTGCCTTACGTGAAGGATCTGCACAGTGTGGTTGACATGGAGGCCATACGGGCGGCGAGTCTCAGGCTGGGCGCGGACCCGCTGGGCGGGGCTGCCTTGCCCTGCTGGGAACCAATCAATTCCATCTATGGGTTGGACATCACGGTGGTCAACCCGAAGCTCGACCCAACGTTTGCCTTCATGACCGTGGATCACGATGGCAAGGTCCGCATGGACTGCTCCAGCCCATGCGCGATGGCGGGATTGGTCGGGCTGAAGAACCAGTACCAGGTGGCGTTTGGCAATGACCCGGACTCCGACCGGCATGGCATTGTGACGCCGTCAGCGGGACTGATGAATCCAAATCATTACCTGGCCGTGGCGATCCGCTACCTGCTCATGCACCGGTCCGGGTGGAAGGCTGAAGCGGCGGTGGGCAAGACGCTGGTCAGCAGCGGCATGATTGACCGGGTGGTTAACCAATTGAATCGGCATTTGGCCGAGGTGCCGGTGGGCTTTAAGTATTTCGCGCCGCACCTGCTGGATGGCTCCTGGTGCTTCGGGGGGGAGGAGAGCGCGGGGGCGAGTTTCCTTCGGCAGGACGGGTCGGTTTGGACGACGGACAAAGACGGCATTCTGTTGGACCTGCTGGCGGCGGAGATAACTGCGCGCACCGGCAAGGACCCGGGGGAACACTTCAGGTCGCTGGTCGCGGAATTCGGGATGCCGTATTACACGCGTATAGACGCAGCGGCCACCCCCGAGCAGAAAGCGCGGCTGGAAAGATTGTCGCCTGAGGCGGTGCAGGCGTCGAGCCTGGCGGGGGAAGCGATCACCGCCAAGCTGACTCGCGCGCCGGGCAACAACGAGCCAATCGGCGGATTAAAGGTGGTGACGGCCAACGGTTGGTTTGCGGCGCGGCCTTCCGGAACCGAAAATCTGTACAAGATCTACGCGGAGAGCTTCCGCGACGAGACGCACCTGCAGGCCATCGTAAGCGAGGCACAGAGCATTGTGCGTCAGGCCCTGGCCAGCATGTAA
- the pgl gene encoding 6-phosphogluconolactonase — translation MKIRVLADAAAVAVEAAECIAREGRGAVAARGRFTFAVSGGQTPWQMLRALVREDIPWRNVYVAQVDERVAPAGDPDRNLTRLRDALLEQVPLCPEQVLAMPVDLPDLEDAVNRYAQMLQQAAGTPPVLDLVQLGLGSDGHTASLVPGDPVLNVAKADVVVTAAYQGRRRMTLTYPMLNRARRILWVVTGVEKAGMLLRLRDGDMTIPAAHVRRNEAMVLADQAAAAKL, via the coding sequence ATGAAGATTCGAGTGCTGGCGGACGCGGCGGCGGTGGCGGTTGAGGCAGCCGAATGCATTGCCCGGGAGGGCAGGGGAGCGGTAGCGGCGCGGGGTCGATTCACCTTTGCCGTGAGCGGTGGTCAGACACCCTGGCAGATGCTGCGCGCACTGGTGCGAGAGGATATCCCCTGGCGAAATGTCTATGTGGCCCAGGTGGACGAGCGTGTGGCCCCTGCCGGTGACCCGGACCGAAACCTCACCCGCTTGCGCGACGCGCTTTTGGAACAAGTTCCGCTATGCCCCGAGCAGGTTTTGGCCATGCCTGTCGATTTGCCTGACCTGGAGGATGCCGTCAATCGTTACGCACAGATGCTCCAGCAAGCCGCCGGCACCCCGCCGGTACTCGACCTCGTCCAGCTGGGGCTCGGTTCGGATGGCCACACGGCCTCCTTAGTGCCGGGGGACCCGGTGCTCAATGTCGCCAAAGCAGACGTGGTGGTTACCGCGGCTTACCAGGGAAGGCGGCGGATGACGTTGACCTACCCTATGCTCAATCGAGCGCGGCGCATCCTGTGGGTGGTAACGGGTGTGGAGAAGGCCGGCATGCTGCTGCGGCTGCGCGATGGGGATATGACGATCCCAGCCGCCCACGTTCGCCGCAACGAGGCCATGGTTCTGGCCGACCAGGCGGCAGCGGCAAAGCTCTGA
- the pgi gene encoding glucose-6-phosphate isomerase gives MPEPITSLTALNSWKALATHYRAARKWHLRELFARDPKRADRMTAEAVGLFLDYSKNRISARTIKWLLRLAEESGLRGRIDAMFRGDAINLTENRAVLHVALRAPKEVSISVNGMNVVPEVHAVLDKMACFAQDIRSGAWTGHTGKRIRNVVNIGIGGSDLGPVMAYEALRHYSDRTMTFRFVSNIDGVDLVEATCDLDPAETLFIVSSKTFTTLETMTNAESAREWLVNGLGGDRAAVARHFVAVSTRAEKVAEFGIDTANMFPFWDWVGGRYSLCSAIGLSTMIAIGPENFRAMLSGFHQMDEHFRTAPFERNLPVLMALLAIWYNDFFGAETVAVLPYEQYLKRFPAYLQQLTMESNGKRVTLAGTAVDYDTSPVYWGEPGTNGQHSFYQLIHQGTRLIPCDFIAFAQALTPLGCHHDLLLANVFAQSKALAFGMTPEQVKAEGVPDWLVPHRIFEGNRPSNTILIERLTPEALGKLVALYEHNVFTQGALWNVGSFDQWGVQLGKDLAQRIIPQLENKAEPELSHDSSTNNLIRRYRALKVW, from the coding sequence ATGCCAGAACCAATTACCTCACTTACAGCACTCAACTCCTGGAAAGCCCTGGCCACGCACTACCGGGCCGCCCGCAAATGGCATTTGCGCGAGCTCTTCGCCAGGGACCCCAAGCGCGCAGACCGCATGACGGCTGAGGCTGTGGGCCTGTTCCTGGATTACTCCAAGAACCGCATCTCCGCCCGGACGATTAAGTGGCTGTTGCGGCTAGCCGAGGAATCCGGCCTGCGCGGGCGCATTGACGCCATGTTCCGCGGAGACGCGATCAACCTTACCGAGAACCGCGCCGTCCTGCACGTGGCCCTGCGCGCGCCGAAAGAAGTGTCCATTTCCGTGAACGGAATGAACGTGGTGCCCGAGGTGCACGCCGTGCTGGACAAGATGGCGTGCTTCGCCCAAGACATCCGGAGCGGAGCATGGACTGGTCACACCGGCAAGCGCATTCGGAACGTGGTTAACATCGGCATCGGTGGCTCGGACCTCGGGCCGGTTATGGCCTACGAGGCGCTGAGGCATTACAGCGATCGGACTATGACGTTCCGGTTCGTCTCCAACATAGACGGGGTTGACCTCGTGGAGGCGACCTGCGACCTCGATCCGGCGGAGACGCTGTTCATTGTGTCATCCAAGACCTTCACCACGCTGGAGACCATGACCAACGCGGAGAGCGCGCGTGAGTGGCTGGTAAACGGCCTGGGGGGCGACCGGGCGGCGGTCGCGAGACACTTTGTCGCGGTCTCGACCAGGGCCGAGAAGGTGGCCGAGTTTGGCATAGACACCGCAAACATGTTTCCATTCTGGGATTGGGTGGGGGGGCGCTACTCCCTGTGCTCGGCGATCGGATTGTCCACGATGATCGCAATCGGCCCGGAGAACTTCCGCGCGATGCTCAGCGGCTTTCACCAGATGGACGAGCACTTCCGCACCGCGCCGTTCGAACGGAACCTGCCGGTGCTGATGGCCCTGCTGGCGATCTGGTACAACGACTTCTTCGGCGCAGAGACTGTTGCCGTGCTGCCCTATGAGCAGTACCTGAAGCGGTTTCCTGCTTACTTGCAGCAGTTGACCATGGAGAGCAACGGCAAGCGTGTCACACTGGCGGGAACTGCGGTGGACTACGATACCAGTCCCGTTTATTGGGGCGAACCCGGCACCAACGGCCAGCATTCGTTCTACCAGTTGATCCACCAGGGCACGCGGCTTATCCCGTGCGACTTCATTGCGTTCGCCCAAGCGCTCACGCCGTTGGGTTGTCACCATGACCTGCTGCTGGCAAATGTCTTTGCGCAGAGCAAAGCGCTGGCGTTTGGCATGACCCCAGAACAGGTCAAGGCCGAGGGCGTGCCCGATTGGCTTGTGCCGCACCGGATCTTCGAGGGGAATCGCCCGTCTAACACCATCCTCATCGAACGGCTGACGCCGGAAGCGCTCGGCAAGCTCGTGGCGCTGTATGAGCATAACGTATTCACCCAGGGCGCCCTCTGGAATGTCGGCTCGTTCGACCAGTGGGGCGTGCAACTTGGCAAGGACCTGGCTCAGCGGATTATTCCTCAGCTTGAGAACAAGGCCGAGCCTGAGCTGAGTCATGACAGCTCTACGAACAACCTCATTCGTCGGTATCGCGCGCTGAAAGTGTGGTAG
- a CDS encoding ParB/RepB/Spo0J family partition protein, whose translation MTADDRERVRRVPLDRIRPCPLQPRKDFSPEGLRELADSIKEQGIVQPLIVRERDGALELIAGERRWRAAQLLGLAEVPVILRQADDRAMLELALIENLQRENLNPIEEAHGYAQLIEQFQLKQDEVATKVGKSRAVVANALRLLRLPAQIQASLREGRLSVGHAKVILGLATEKHQKLATERILKESLNVRQTEALVARLQARESGSSGRTVPVTPLTRDAHIASLESKLRERLGTKINLRYAQGKGALEITFFSDAELERILQVLGVGPD comes from the coding sequence GTGACAGCCGACGACCGCGAACGCGTGCGGCGCGTCCCGCTGGACCGTATCCGCCCCTGCCCGCTCCAGCCGCGGAAGGACTTTTCGCCCGAGGGCCTGCGCGAGCTGGCCGATTCCATCAAGGAACAAGGCATCGTCCAACCGCTCATTGTCCGCGAGCGCGATGGAGCTCTTGAACTCATTGCCGGCGAGCGCCGCTGGCGCGCCGCCCAATTGCTTGGCCTGGCGGAGGTCCCGGTAATCCTGCGACAAGCCGATGACCGTGCCATGCTCGAATTGGCGCTCATCGAGAACCTGCAGCGTGAGAACCTCAACCCGATTGAGGAAGCCCACGGCTATGCGCAGCTCATCGAGCAATTTCAGCTCAAGCAGGACGAGGTGGCGACCAAGGTTGGCAAGAGCCGCGCCGTCGTGGCCAACGCCTTGCGCCTCTTGAGACTTCCGGCCCAGATCCAGGCCAGCCTCCGCGAAGGCCGCCTTTCCGTCGGCCACGCCAAAGTCATCCTGGGGCTGGCCACGGAGAAGCACCAGAAGCTGGCCACCGAGCGCATTCTCAAGGAGAGCCTCAACGTTCGTCAGACCGAGGCCTTGGTCGCGCGTCTTCAGGCTCGTGAATCCGGATCCTCCGGCAGGACCGTCCCTGTGACGCCGCTGACCCGGGATGCCCACATCGCCAGCCTCGAAAGCAAGTTGCGCGAGCGGCTTGGGACCAAGATTAACTTGCGTTACGCCCAAGGCAAGGGCGCCCTGGAAATCACGTTCTTTAGCGACGCCGAACTCGAACGCATTCTGCAAGTTCTTGGCGTAGGCCCGGATTGA
- a CDS encoding BMP family ABC transporter substrate-binding protein — MKHCFFREHNRAFCGPEWMLSAALAISLLSAQAEFKVALVLDRGGKDDKSFNSSAYAGATRAKDKLSILLKYVEVPDDNAFEPMLRAFASRDFDLILGIGFAQREAIQKVAAQFPKRHFAIVDAQVEARNVRSLMFQEHEGAYVVGAIAAMTSKTGKIGFVGGMDIPLIRRFELGYQAGAKKINPRIGVLANFVGMTSEAWNNPPKGKELAISQYDAGADVIFAAAGASGLGVFDAAEEKQRFAIGVDANQNWTKPGWILTSMLKRVDEAVFTTIAEAKAGKFTGEVKWFGLANQGVDYAFDQYNAKVLTEPVRSRADELKAAIIAGKIVVPDYYKREP, encoded by the coding sequence ATGAAGCACTGTTTTTTTCGGGAACACAATAGGGCATTCTGCGGGCCGGAATGGATGCTGTCTGCCGCGCTTGCGATTTCACTCTTGTCGGCACAGGCAGAATTCAAGGTCGCACTGGTGTTGGACCGGGGTGGCAAGGACGATAAGTCCTTCAACTCATCGGCCTATGCTGGAGCCACCCGCGCCAAAGACAAGTTAAGCATCCTGCTAAAGTATGTCGAGGTGCCCGATGACAATGCGTTCGAGCCGATGCTGCGGGCATTTGCGTCACGCGACTTCGACCTTATTCTTGGGATTGGCTTCGCCCAGAGGGAAGCGATTCAGAAGGTCGCCGCGCAGTTTCCCAAGCGTCATTTCGCGATTGTGGACGCGCAGGTCGAAGCGCGGAACGTCCGGTCGCTCATGTTTCAGGAGCACGAAGGGGCGTATGTGGTCGGCGCCATTGCGGCGATGACCAGCAAGACCGGCAAGATCGGCTTTGTCGGGGGAATGGATATTCCCCTAATCCGCCGGTTCGAGCTGGGTTACCAGGCGGGCGCGAAGAAGATCAATCCGCGGATCGGGGTGCTGGCGAACTTTGTCGGGATGACGAGCGAGGCATGGAATAATCCTCCCAAAGGCAAGGAACTAGCCATCTCGCAGTATGACGCAGGGGCCGATGTGATTTTCGCAGCGGCGGGAGCTTCGGGGCTGGGGGTGTTCGACGCGGCGGAGGAGAAGCAACGGTTTGCCATCGGCGTGGACGCCAACCAGAACTGGACCAAGCCGGGCTGGATTCTGACGAGCATGTTGAAGCGGGTGGACGAAGCGGTGTTCACCACCATTGCCGAGGCCAAAGCGGGCAAGTTCACCGGCGAGGTAAAGTGGTTTGGACTGGCCAACCAAGGCGTGGACTATGCCTTTGACCAATACAACGCGAAGGTCCTGACGGAGCCGGTTCGCAGTCGGGCCGACGAGTTGAAAGCCGCAATCATCGCCGGGAAGATCGTGGTGCCGGATTACTACAAGAGAGAACCATAA
- a CDS encoding glycosyl hydrolase family 2 — protein MQRNGWLVRLLALTAAVLACRGARALEFEKLLAITTADSVRIEVAPKHGAASGGLEFRAAITQAGNGRLLWEGPLGQIAPGAAEGASFTKTIADLKPVLWSPESPVLYNLEVSATKGSNTVASRTVRIGFRSFEIRDGQFHLNGRPVFLRGIAINPPGRTIPPEVGESRAFAEAYVRYLKSQNVNIFRLTIDESQVWFDVGDELGMMMYAGRYGSPPETGEGKRVAPKEFDRCIAGYRKLFEGCASHPCIVMYLLANELPVSGERGKAFSDLLVRAHAALKEWDPTRPYIGNAGYGEGREGDVCDVHRYWGWYYNSFLTYYNLRDKLYPRPLFGDPAKNQPLTFTECVGSFTGWRGEFNIVRSKQLAPQLGWVGHSANLREDSLEYQAFMVKQATESFRRMRPLNPRLAGLMPFTILFHNWSGISAFEQMKPKPAMEQLGVSYQPVLLSWEVWTPQVYAGTRLRAFAHVINDAEDGAALTNAKLVYRLQAKGGGEFCRGSVNLGALPYFGTWRGEVTLELPASLATGEYAISGVVLEGERMVSTNWVGAFVAGSDWKRSVPAPEPAVCLYDPPGRTAASLKRLGLGFKDVSGAAALPPGMTALVIGEGAWDKALGGQKETLRRFVQEGGRVLCLGPMDGEFERDWLPEAVTPLSGSANDTPYPPATRPFREQMNVNPERPNHPVFQGLNRRRLSLWSDYTDWDETKAGFPRVYPVTAGFKLQNPEALARTAILADYDRGLEGVALCEMFDGAGSVVLSGFDLVNRAGLDPAADRLLANLVAYTATKAGHAAHPLIESPILWGDYITERGVICGSLNGLVVNAEWRAPPTNPNAIPLEPNTGSWNMDPGSQFVPRGRNPFGPYSYSTAASLRDLNRGSTTGSGIFWARLPPGRKTVLTKVKNPAASPAHLTVAVNGTSAGSSIAVAPGQTVDMRSPLPPDAGEVSVRYTGTKALILLETRFE, from the coding sequence ATGCAACGAAACGGATGGCTTGTGCGTTTGCTGGCGTTGACCGCCGCGGTGCTGGCCTGTCGCGGTGCCCGGGCGCTGGAGTTTGAGAAGTTGCTGGCCATCACCACGGCGGACAGCGTGCGGATCGAGGTCGCTCCGAAGCATGGGGCGGCTTCGGGCGGTTTGGAATTTCGGGCGGCCATTACGCAAGCCGGCAACGGCCGGCTTCTCTGGGAGGGGCCGCTAGGGCAAATCGCTCCAGGCGCCGCAGAGGGGGCCTCATTCACCAAGACGATCGCCGACCTCAAGCCCGTGCTGTGGAGTCCTGAGTCGCCGGTGCTCTATAATCTTGAGGTGAGCGCGACCAAAGGCAGCAATACGGTGGCCTCCAGGACGGTGCGCATCGGCTTCCGTTCCTTCGAAATTCGGGATGGCCAATTCCATTTAAACGGCCGTCCGGTGTTCCTGCGCGGCATCGCGATCAACCCGCCCGGCCGCACCATCCCGCCGGAGGTCGGCGAGTCGCGGGCGTTCGCCGAGGCCTACGTGCGGTACCTGAAGTCTCAGAATGTGAACATCTTCCGTCTGACAATTGATGAGTCGCAGGTTTGGTTCGATGTCGGCGACGAACTGGGCATGATGATGTATGCCGGGCGCTATGGCTCACCGCCGGAGACTGGCGAGGGCAAGCGCGTTGCGCCGAAGGAGTTTGACCGGTGCATTGCTGGATATCGGAAGCTCTTCGAGGGCTGCGCCTCGCACCCGTGCATCGTAATGTATCTGCTGGCGAACGAGCTGCCGGTCTCCGGCGAGCGGGGGAAGGCGTTCAGCGATCTGCTGGTCCGCGCGCATGCGGCGTTGAAGGAGTGGGACCCGACCCGCCCGTATATCGGCAACGCGGGCTACGGCGAGGGCCGGGAGGGCGATGTGTGCGACGTGCACCGGTACTGGGGCTGGTATTACAACTCGTTTCTCACCTATTACAACTTGCGGGACAAGCTCTACCCCCGGCCACTCTTTGGCGATCCGGCGAAGAACCAGCCGCTGACATTCACCGAGTGCGTGGGGTCGTTCACCGGCTGGAGAGGCGAGTTTAACATTGTGCGCAGCAAGCAGCTCGCGCCGCAATTGGGGTGGGTCGGCCACTCGGCGAACCTGCGCGAAGACTCGCTGGAGTATCAAGCGTTCATGGTCAAACAGGCAACCGAGTCCTTCCGCCGGATGCGCCCGTTGAATCCGCGCCTGGCGGGGCTCATGCCGTTCACGATCCTCTTCCACAACTGGTCGGGCATTTCGGCCTTCGAGCAGATGAAGCCCAAGCCGGCGATGGAGCAGCTTGGCGTTTCCTATCAGCCCGTGCTGCTGAGCTGGGAGGTGTGGACGCCGCAGGTGTATGCCGGCACGAGGCTCCGGGCATTCGCGCACGTGATCAACGACGCCGAGGATGGCGCCGCGCTGACAAATGCCAAACTGGTATATCGTTTGCAGGCGAAGGGCGGCGGCGAATTCTGCCGGGGGAGTGTGAACTTGGGTGCGCTTCCCTACTTCGGGACCTGGAGGGGGGAAGTGACGCTCGAATTGCCTGCCAGTCTGGCGACGGGGGAATACGCTATTTCGGGCGTTGTTCTCGAGGGAGAGCGCATGGTCTCTACCAACTGGGTGGGGGCGTTTGTCGCAGGGAGCGATTGGAAAAGGTCTGTCCCGGCGCCGGAGCCGGCGGTGTGCCTGTATGATCCTCCTGGCCGGACGGCGGCGTCGCTAAAGCGGCTCGGCCTGGGGTTCAAGGATGTCTCCGGCGCTGCGGCCTTGCCGCCGGGGATGACCGCCCTGGTCATCGGTGAAGGGGCTTGGGACAAGGCGCTTGGCGGGCAGAAAGAGACCCTGCGGCGTTTCGTCCAGGAAGGCGGGCGCGTGTTGTGCCTGGGGCCGATGGACGGAGAGTTCGAGCGTGACTGGTTGCCGGAAGCGGTAACGCCTCTGAGCGGCTCGGCCAACGACACGCCCTACCCGCCCGCGACTCGGCCGTTCCGCGAGCAGATGAACGTCAATCCGGAACGTCCCAACCATCCGGTGTTCCAGGGCCTCAATCGTCGCCGGCTTAGCCTCTGGTCAGATTACACGGACTGGGATGAGACCAAGGCGGGGTTCCCGCGCGTATATCCCGTCACCGCGGGGTTCAAGCTCCAAAACCCGGAAGCGCTCGCACGCACGGCGATCCTGGCCGACTATGACCGGGGCCTGGAGGGCGTTGCGTTGTGCGAGATGTTTGACGGGGCGGGTTCGGTGGTTCTGTCGGGATTTGATCTAGTGAATCGGGCCGGGCTGGACCCTGCGGCCGACCGGCTACTGGCCAACCTCGTGGCGTACACGGCAACGAAAGCGGGCCATGCCGCGCATCCGCTGATCGAATCGCCGATACTATGGGGAGACTACATCACCGAGCGCGGGGTGATATGTGGGTCGCTTAACGGCTTGGTTGTCAATGCCGAGTGGCGCGCGCCGCCCACGAATCCGAACGCGATTCCCCTGGAGCCGAACACAGGCTCGTGGAACATGGACCCCGGCTCGCAGTTTGTCCCGCGCGGCCGCAACCCGTTCGGCCCTTACAGTTACAGCACCGCCGCGAGTCTCAGGGACCTCAATCGGGGTTCCACGACTGGCTCTGGCATATTCTGGGCGAGGCTCCCGCCGGGCCGGAAGACCGTCCTAACCAAAGTCAAAAACCCTGCCGCAAGCCCTGCGCATCTCACCGTCGCCGTGAACGGAACGAGTGCCGGGAGTTCGATCGCCGTCGCCCCAGGTCAAACGGTGGATATGCGCTCGCCATTACCGCCCGACGCAGGTGAGGTCTCCGTTCGGTACACGGGGACCAAGGCGCTCATCTTGCTGGAGACCCGGTTCGAATGA
- the tal gene encoding transaldolase produces the protein MKPTQVLHDLGQSLWLDNITRDLLSSGTLRRYIEEFSVTGLTSNPTIFNQAITSSTAYDAAIRDEAREGKTGEALFFDLALEDLTRAADLFWIVHHRTNSLDGWVSLEVSPLLAYDAASTLAEAKALHARAGRANLFIKIPGTREGLPAIEEAVFAGVPINVTLLFSREQYVAAAEAYLRGIERRIEAGLPPDVASVASLFISRWDVAVAGRVPAGLTNQLGVAIARRTYKAYRELLNAPRWQRAFNCGARPQRLLWASTGTKDPHASDVLYVEALTAPFTVNTMPEGTLKAFASHGHVGPIMPADGGDCEKVLAQFAEAGIGVDALAARLQAEGADAFSKSWNKLMTVIAAKAEALGVAT, from the coding sequence ATGAAACCTACACAAGTGCTTCACGACCTGGGACAGAGTCTCTGGCTCGATAACATTACGCGCGATCTCCTTTCCAGCGGCACTTTGCGGCGTTACATCGAGGAGTTCTCGGTGACCGGACTTACATCCAACCCGACTATCTTCAATCAGGCCATCACGAGCAGCACCGCTTACGATGCGGCTATCCGCGATGAGGCGCGGGAGGGGAAGACAGGAGAGGCTTTGTTCTTTGATCTCGCGCTGGAGGATCTCACCCGGGCTGCCGACCTGTTTTGGATTGTCCATCACCGCACGAACAGCCTGGATGGCTGGGTATCGCTGGAAGTGTCGCCCTTGCTGGCCTACGACGCCGCGAGCACCCTCGCGGAGGCCAAGGCGTTGCACGCGCGGGCGGGGCGGGCAAACCTGTTCATCAAAATCCCCGGGACGCGGGAAGGATTGCCGGCCATTGAAGAGGCCGTTTTCGCCGGGGTTCCGATCAACGTGACGTTGTTGTTCTCGCGCGAGCAATATGTGGCTGCGGCGGAAGCCTACCTGCGCGGCATCGAACGGCGCATTGAAGCCGGCCTTCCGCCCGACGTTGCTTCGGTCGCGTCGCTTTTCATCAGCCGCTGGGATGTTGCGGTGGCGGGCAGGGTGCCCGCCGGGCTGACCAATCAGCTTGGGGTGGCCATCGCCCGGCGCACCTACAAGGCTTATCGCGAGCTGCTGAACGCGCCCCGCTGGCAGCGCGCATTCAACTGCGGCGCCCGGCCCCAGCGCCTCCTGTGGGCCAGCACGGGAACGAAAGATCCTCACGCATCTGATGTGCTCTACGTAGAGGCCCTCACCGCGCCCTTCACGGTCAACACCATGCCCGAGGGAACTCTGAAGGCCTTCGCCAGCCACGGTCACGTCGGCCCAATCATGCCGGCGGACGGCGGTGACTGCGAGAAGGTCTTGGCGCAGTTCGCCGAGGCGGGGATTGGCGTGGATGCGTTAGCCGCGCGGCTCCAGGCCGAAGGCGCCGACGCCTTCTCCAAATCCTGGAACAAGCTGATGACCGTCATCGCCGCGAAGGCCGAGGCGCTTGGAGTTGCCACCTGA
- the def gene encoding peptide deformylase, whose product MPLVVVQYGMPVLRQKGVRIESITPAIRQLAADMLETMYSYKGVGLAAQQVGFAVQLTVIDVREVTDRPSTLELRGKPADVKGFMPLVLINPEVKPVGEPVTGPEGCLSFPEIYADITRPDVVDVQALNLEGQPIEFRCGGLLARVVQHEVDHLHGILFIDRMNKATKAKLQPELDQLMAETKAALRR is encoded by the coding sequence ATGCCGCTCGTCGTCGTACAATACGGCATGCCGGTGCTCCGCCAGAAAGGCGTGCGCATCGAGAGCATCACACCCGCCATCAGGCAGCTCGCCGCTGACATGCTTGAAACCATGTACAGCTACAAGGGTGTCGGCCTGGCCGCGCAGCAGGTTGGCTTCGCGGTGCAACTGACCGTTATTGATGTGCGCGAGGTGACAGACCGGCCATCCACGCTGGAGTTGCGAGGCAAGCCTGCCGATGTGAAGGGGTTCATGCCGCTGGTCCTGATAAACCCGGAGGTCAAACCCGTGGGCGAGCCGGTGACCGGGCCGGAAGGCTGCCTCAGCTTCCCCGAGATCTACGCTGACATCACCCGTCCTGACGTTGTGGACGTGCAGGCGCTGAACCTGGAAGGTCAGCCAATTGAGTTCCGCTGCGGTGGGCTGCTGGCCCGCGTCGTCCAGCACGAAGTTGACCATCTTCACGGCATACTCTTCATTGACCGCATGAACAAGGCGACGAAAGCGAAGCTCCAACCCGAACTGGATCAGCTCATGGCCGAAACCAAAGCGGCGCTGAGGAGATAG